A genomic segment from Juglans regia cultivar Chandler chromosome 14, Walnut 2.0, whole genome shotgun sequence encodes:
- the LOC118343642 gene encoding putative pentatricopeptide repeat-containing protein At5g59200, chloroplastic has translation MELPVTLSIREVPLTPKRNHPKEWNSIIKHRTKLKDDLSILTTYTQMASRGIAADSDTLPLVLKACSRLNAVESGKSIHSSIRGTILIRDVRVGTALVDFYCKCGLIEEARKVFDEMGEKDVVSWNALISGYVGCRFYEEAILLFREMEREGFRPNSRTVVALLLACEEVLELKLGQEMHGYCLRNGLLDLNPHVGTALIGFYLRFDARISRLVFDLMVVRSIVSWNAMINGYVDVGDYLEALKLFLSMLMDGVHFDSVTTLGCIQACAELGYLGLGTQLHQMAIKLKYANDLYVINALLTMYSENGSLDSAYKLFGGTPARDVALWNSMISAYINFGDFEEALSLFSSMRTKGIKEDERTIVTVLSSCSKLADGLRKGKSLHAHATKSGMKMDVSLGNALLSMYAELNCVEAVQKVFAKLRDSDIISWNTVILALAHNKMRSEAWKLFGLMRESEFKPNPYTIISILATCDDETCLNIGRSIHGFVVKHAIEINLSLNTALTDMYMKSGDEASARTLFDCCPKRDLISWNAMITGYINDNQAIKALYLFNHMILEVEPNSVTIMSVLSSCTDLANLPQGKCLHAYATRRDSYFGFNLSLANAFIMMYARCGSMQSAKNIFETLPRRNIIAWNAMINGYRMHGRGYDAIHSFLQMLEDGYTPNGATFLSVISACSHSGFIEKGLELFHSMVQDFKIEPELVHYGCVVDLLGRGGRLDEAREFIESMPIKPDASVWRALLSACRVNSDIKLAENIFEKLIELEPMNPGNYILLSNIYAAVGRWSEVRHIRTWLREKGLNKPPGFSWIVVRSQPHYFTASDVSHPQSEKIYENLNSLLSLIKENGYAPDLCLISHGEGEYG, from the coding sequence ATGGAACTGCCTGTAACTCTGAGCATCCGAGAAGTCCCTCTCACACCCAAACGAAACCACCCAAAGGAATGGAATTCAATCATTAAGCACCGCACGAAGCTGAAAGATGATCTTTCCATTCTCACTACTTATACCCAAATGGCATCTCGGGGCATAGCCGCCGACAGTGACACTTTACCTCTCGTTCTTAAGGCGTGTTCAAGGTTAAATGCCGTCGAGAGTGGCAAGAGCATACACTCCAGTATTCGGGGCACCATTTTGATCCGAGATGTACGTGTCGGGACTGCTCTGGTTGATTTCTATTGCAAATGCGGGTTGATCGAAGAAGCCCGTAAAGTATTCGACGAAATGGGTGAGAAAGATGTGGTTTCGTGGAACGCGTTGATTTCTGGGTATGTGGGGTGTCGTTTTTATGAGGAGGCGATTTTGTTGTTTAGAGAGATGGAAAGGGAGGGCTTCAGACCCAACTCACGTACTGTGGTAGCATTGCTTTTGGCGTGTGAGGAGGTTTTGGAATTGAAACTAGGACAAGAGATGCATGGTTATTGTTTGAGGAATGGACTGCTTGATTTGAATCCCCATGTGGGCACTGCTTTGATTGGGTTTTATCTTAGATTTGATGCTAGAATTTCCCGTCTTGTCTTTGATTTAATGGTTGTGAGGAGCATCGTGAGTTGGAATGCAATGATTAATGGGTATGTTGATGTTGGGGATTATTTGGAAGCTTTAAAGCTTTTCTTGTCGATGCTTATGGATGGAGTTCATTTTGATTCTGTTACAACGTTGGGTTGTATCCAAGCTTGTGCGGAACTTGGATATCTCGGATTGGGTACGCAGCTTCACCAAATGGCTATTAAGTTGAAATATGCGAATGATTTGTATGTTATCAATGCACTGCTTACTATGTACAGTGAAAATGGAAGTTTAGATTCAGCCTACAAGTTGTTTGGTGGTACCCCTGCTCGTGATGTTGCTTTGTGGAATTCTATGATCTCTGCATATATCAACTTTGGGGATTTTGAGGAAGCCCTAAGTTTGTTTAGCAGTATGAGAACTAAAGGCATTAAAGAAGATGAAAGAACAATTGTTACTGTGCTTTCTTCTTGTTCAAAGTTAGCCGATGGTTTGCGAAAGGGTAAAAGTTTGCATGCTCATGCAACCAAGAGTGGGATGAAGATGGATGTTTCTCTAGGAAATGCGTTGCTAAGTATGTATGCTGAGCTAAATTGCGTGGAAGCTGTTCAGAAGGTTTTTGCCAAGTTAAGAGATTCAGATATAATCTCATGGAACACAGTGATCTTGGCATTGGCGCATAACAAAATGAGGAGTGAAGCATGGAAACTCTTTGGGTTGATGCGAGAATCAGAATTCAAACCTAATCCTTACACGATTATATCTATCCTTGCTACTTGTGATGATGAAACTTGTCTGAATATTGGGCGATCAATTCATGGCTTTGTGGTTAAACATGCTATTGAAATAAACTTATCTTTGAACACTGCTCTTACAGATATGTACATGAAATCTGGTGATGAAGCATCGGCTAGGACTTTATTTGACTGCTGTCCCAAACGGGATTTGATCTCATGGAATGCAATGATCACTGGTTATATTAATGACAACCAAGCTATCAAAGCTCTATACCTCTTTAATCATATGATTTTGGAAGTGGAACCAAACTCTGTGACGATTATGAGTGTTCTCTCATCATGTACAGATCTTGCCAATCTGCCTCAAGGCAAATGCTTGCATGCTTATGCAACTAGAAGGGACTCCTATTTTGGTTTCAATCTGTCTCTTGCAAATGCTTTTATAATGATGTATGCAAGATGTGGTAGCATGCAAAGTGCTaaaaatatctttgaaacttTACCAAGGAGAAATATTATTGCATGGAATGCCATGATAAATGGTTATCGTATGCATGGTCGTGGATATGATGCTATTCATTCCTTCTTGCAAATGCTAGAAGATGGTTATACACCAAATGGAGCAACATTTTTGTCTGTTATATCTGCCTGCAGCCATTCAGGTTTTATAGAGAAGGGATTGGAGCTTTTTCATTCCATGGTGCAGGATTTTAAGATAGAACCTGAGCTTGTTCACTATGGTTGCGTGGTTGATCTGCTTGGTCGTGGAGGCCGCTTAGATGAAGCTAGAGAGTTTATTGAATCGATGCCCATCAAACCAGATGCATCGGTGTGGAGAGCTTTGCTCAGTGCTTGTCGAGTTAATTCTGATATTAAGCTAGCTGAAAACATTTTTGAAAAACTTATTGAGTTAGAACCCATGAATCCAGGGAATTATATTTTGCTATCTAATATCTATGCTGCAGTAGGTCGTTGGTCGGAGGTTAGACACATAAGAACATGGCTCAGAGAGAAGGGTTTAAATAAGCCTCCGGGATTTAGTTGGATTGTTGTTAGAAGTCAGCCCCACTATTTTACTGCCAGTGACGTCTCACACCCTCAATCagagaaaatttatgaaaatttaaattctttattgTCCTTGATCAAAGAAAATGGATATGCTCCGGATCTTTGTTTGATTTCACATGGTGAAGGTGAATATGGATGA
- the LOC108998716 gene encoding armadillo repeat-containing protein 8 gives MPASASVSSSSSHHRASPDLLVRLGSTDPEVKLRALREVKNQIIGNRTKKLSFLKLGAVPAVAAALDAAQSELLIQSAAALGSFACGFDAGVRAVLDAGAFPNLISLLSYPDDKVVDAGARSLRMIYQSKLAPKYDFLQVENMEFLLSLLSSENEPFTGLGASIIIHSCQTDIEQNTLCHAGVLKKLINLLEGSLSQRDGSLESLATIMKDNPEAASKFVSESGRALSSVIDLTKDRYPRTRLLASMCLIVIRNTSPCHLQDIGIKTKLVYLLLELLDDPGQVGEEASFVFSSLITQKEDLQKLAFKANALDKLHNQLLNYSSHPRRFQGILLVLADLCSNLESCRSKFLSLKALKLVTNALTNDNADVRAAACICLRSVSRSIKNLSAGHFTNEVIVIPLVRLLHDPCTSVQVAALGAIGNIVVDFTTHKSTFVKCGGLKLLVQLSKSMDPTMRLKALWALKNLTFLADNTCKEGILLELTTPLLSSLICDPEASVQVQALALVRNLVDGCINSVEYAFAENDIILDAIGRQLQSASKAEIGIQGMYVLGNIASGNEFHKDAVMHQLIPQVNDGDCSFIVKFLRSNDSQLRTAAIWAIINLTFPSSPGASSRVIKLRNAGIVSQIKTMVNDPSVDVKLRVRTALGQFMAFSDGSA, from the exons ATGCCCGCCTCTGCATCGGTTTCGTCCTCGTCGAGCCACCACCGGGCCTCGCCGGACCTGTTGGTTCGGCTGGGCTCCACGGACCCCGAAGTCAAGCTGAGAGCGCTCAGGGAGGTCAAGAACCAGATCATCGGTAATCGCACCAAGAAGCTCTCCTTTCTCAAGCTCGGTGCAGTCCCCGCCGTTGCTGCCGCCCTAGACGCCGCGCAATCCGAACTCCTTATCCAGTCAGCCGCCGCCCTCGGAAGCTTCGCATGCGGATTCGACGCTGGCGTTCGAGCCGTTCTTGATGCCGGCGCCTTCCCCAATCTAATTTCCCTCCTCTCCTATCCCGATGATAAG GTGGTGGATGCTGGTGCGCGTTCCCTTAGAATGATTTATCAATCAAAACTGGCTCCAAAGTATGATTTCCTTCAAGTGGAAAACATGGAATTTTTGCTCTCTCTATTGAGTAGTGAGAATGAACCTTTTACAGGACTTGGTGCAAGTATCATCATACATTCTTGTCAGACAGACATAGAACAAAACACATTATGTCATGCTGGGGTTTTGAAGAAGCTTATTAACCTGCTTGAAGGTTCCTTAAGCCAGAGAGATGGTAGTTTGGAATCTCTAGCCACAATAATGAAGGACAATCCAGAAGCAGCCTCAAAATTTGTCTCTGAAAGTGGAAGAGCTCTGAGCTCTGTAATTGACTTAACTAAAGATAGGTATCCACGGACAAGGTTACTGGCAAGCATGTGCTTAATTGTAATAAGGAACACGTCTCCTTGCCATCTGCAAGATATAGGCATTAAAACCAAATTGGTTTACCTTTTACTTGAGCTTCTTGATGATCCCGGTCAAGTTGGAGAGGAAgcttcctttgttttttctagTTTAATTACACAAAAGGAGGATCTACAGAAACTAGCCTTCAAGGCCAATGCTCTTGATAAACTTCACAATCAGTTGCTAAATTATTCATCGCATCCCAGGCGTTTCCAAGGAATATTGTTGGTATTGGCCGATCTATGCTCAAACTTGGAGAGCTGCCGGTCTAAATTCCTATCCCTGAAG GCATTGAAGTTGGTGACCAATGCACTAACTAATGATAATGCTGATGTACGTGCTGCAGCTTGCATTTGCTTAAGAAGTGTCTCTCGGTCAATCAAG AATCTGAGTGCAGGTCATTTTACGAATGAAGTGATTGTTATTCCATTAGTTCGGCTTTTACATGATCCTTGTACTTCAGTTCAG GTTGCAGCTCTTGGTGCTATTGGCAACATTGTGGTTGATTTTACGACACATAAGTCAACATTCGTAAAATGTGGAGGTCTAAAACTGCTTGTGCAATTATCAAAGTCAATGGATCCGACCATGAGGTTAAAGGCTTTGTGGGCTTTGAAGAACTTGACGTTCCTTGCAGACAACACATGTAAAGAAGGAATTCTTTTGGAGCTCACCACACCCTTATTATCAAGCCTTATCTGTG ACCCCGAGGCTTCTGTCCAAGTCCAAGCTCTGGCCCTAGTTCGCAATCTTGTGGATGGATGCATAAATTCAGTTGAGTATGCGTTTGctgaaaatgatattatattagATGCTATTGGAAGGCAGTTGCAGAGTGCTTCAAAAGCTGAAATTGGGATACAG GGAATGTATGTGCTCGGCAATATTGCAAGTGGGAATGAGTTTCATAAGGATGCGGTGATGCACCAACTCATTCCCCAAGTGAATGATGGGGACTGTTCTTTTATAGTCAAGTTTTTACGAAGTAATGACAGCCAGTTACGGACAGCAGCCATATGGGCcataataaatctcacttttcCATCAAGTCCAGGTGCATCAAGTCGGGTTATAAAATTACGCAATGCTGGCATAGTTTCTCAAATAAAGACAATGGTCAATGATCCCTCTGTAGATGTGAAG CTCCGTGTAAGAACTGCACTTGGGCAATTTATGGCTTTTAGTGACGGCTCAGCATGA
- the LOC108998743 gene encoding chaperonin-like RbcX protein 2, chloroplastic: MLGALSVMGSSVVDSHTSPCLCLDALPSTNMNFKSGGDLVLHRNSMTRKHFGKPGSVELRSSFIDAGRELRLSRKALSGIVNRSTRKQRKDRRLVIVNEVAGQYEDSFEDVKTQILNYFTYKAVRTVLNQLYEMNPTQYRWFYDFVASNKPGEGKRFIRTLGKEKQELAERVMVTRLHLYGKWVKICNHAEIYQEISDENLELMRERLMETVIWPSDDTNTEKIG; the protein is encoded by the exons ATGTTGGGAGCTTTATCAGTTATGGGTTCATCGGTGGTGGACTCTCATACCAGCCCATGTTTGTGTTTGGATGCCCTGCCTTCGACAAATATGAACTTCAAGAGTGGTGGGGATTTGGTTTTGCATAGGAATTCAATGACCAGGAAGCATTTTGGGAAGCCGGGGTCCGTGGAGCTAAGAAGCTCATTCATCGATGCCGGACGTGAGTTGCGGCTCTCTAGAAAAGCTCTTTCGGGTATCGTTAATCGAAGTACGAGGAAGCAGCGGAAGGATCGGAGATTGGTGATCGTCAACGAAGTTGCCGGGCAGTACGAAGACAGTTTTGAGGATGTTAAAACG CAAATTCTCAACTATTTCACCTACAAGGCTGTGAGGACTGTTCTTAACCAGCTGTATGAGATGAATCCGACGCAATATAGGTGGTTTTACGA TTTTGTTGCATCAAACAAGCCTGGTGAAGGAAAACGTTTCATTCGGACCCTTGGAAAG GAGAAGCAAGAGCTTGCTGAGAGAGTGATGGTAACCAGGCTTCACCTGTATGGTAAATGGGTTAAG ATATGTAATCATGCTGAAATATATCAAGAGATCTCCGATGAGAACTTGGAGTTGATGCGCGAACGTCTGATGGAGACTGTGATATGGCCGTCGGATGACACGAACACGGAGAAGATTGGCTGA